The following coding sequences lie in one Caldilineales bacterium genomic window:
- a CDS encoding sigma-70 family RNA polymerase sigma factor produces MDETRLVQAARAGELAAFNQLVLSYQGMAYNVAYRVMGDPDAAADAAQDAFIKAYKALDSLRGESFRAWLMRIVTNTCYDQLRAKQRRPATSLDDLLAETEDHSWRLAEPGEGPDEHAEREELSRLLQWAIQQLPDDQRAVVVLSDIEGLSYDEIALATGAQLGTVKSRLSRARAKLRDLLQQQQELLPHRYRLSTEPVH; encoded by the coding sequence ATGGATGAGACGCGTTTGGTGCAGGCTGCGCGCGCGGGTGAGTTGGCGGCCTTCAATCAGTTGGTGCTCAGCTATCAGGGCATGGCCTACAACGTGGCCTATCGCGTCATGGGCGACCCGGATGCGGCCGCCGACGCCGCCCAGGATGCCTTCATCAAAGCCTACAAGGCGCTGGATAGTCTGCGCGGCGAATCGTTTCGGGCCTGGTTGATGCGGATCGTCACCAACACCTGCTACGACCAGTTGCGGGCCAAACAGCGCCGGCCGGCTACCAGCCTGGACGACCTGCTGGCCGAAACCGAGGACCACTCCTGGCGACTGGCCGAACCGGGCGAGGGGCCAGACGAGCATGCCGAACGGGAGGAGTTGAGCCGCCTGCTGCAATGGGCCATCCAACAGCTGCCCGATGACCAGCGCGCGGTCGTCGTCCTTTCTGATATCGAGGGGCTTTCCTACGACGAGATCGCCCTCGCCACCGGCGCCCAGCTCGGCACGGTCAAATCCCGTCTCAGCCGGGCGCGAGCCAAGCTGCGCGACCTGCTGCAACAGCAACAGGAACTTCTGCCCCATCGCTATCGTCTAAGCACCGAACCCGTCCACTGA
- a CDS encoding zf-HC2 domain-containing protein has translation MTTPPPRSPLPAISDELLSAYLDGQLTAAETARVEQARALNVEVAMRLEAMAHTVGLLRQTPRLAVPRSFVLSEAQVLAAGGRVKGTQPARRAGGFWAWLGGLSPRLMPLATAAVALALLVVVGMDVRGAQAPAARPASLAPAPSETPAEMTMDALRSANAPEPAATAEVAAAAEAKMPAATPTEAASLAAESAPVGEAAQLGAEAGEDGATEKAAFIGEEGSAPTMPTPPAGPAPLRLLELALAGMLAALAALTLLARRAREHGDHI, from the coding sequence ATGACCACGCCTCCGCCCCGTTCCCCCCTCCCCGCCATCAGCGACGAACTGCTTTCCGCCTATCTCGACGGACAGCTGACCGCCGCCGAAACGGCGCGGGTCGAGCAGGCGCGGGCGCTGAATGTGGAGGTGGCGATGCGGCTGGAGGCGATGGCGCACACGGTCGGGCTGCTGCGCCAGACCCCGCGGCTGGCTGTGCCCCGCTCGTTCGTCCTCTCGGAGGCGCAGGTGCTGGCCGCGGGCGGACGTGTGAAGGGGACGCAACCGGCCCGACGCGCAGGTGGGTTCTGGGCCTGGCTGGGTGGGCTTTCCCCGCGCCTGATGCCGCTGGCGACGGCGGCAGTGGCGCTGGCGCTGTTGGTAGTGGTGGGGATGGATGTGCGCGGCGCCCAGGCGCCGGCGGCCCGCCCGGCGTCGCTGGCCCCGGCGCCGTCCGAGACGCCGGCAGAGATGACGATGGACGCCCTGAGATCGGCCAACGCGCCCGAACCGGCGGCAACCGCAGAAGTGGCGGCGGCAGCTGAAGCAAAGATGCCTGCTGCCACGCCGACAGAAGCGGCGTCTCTGGCGGCAGAGTCGGCGCCGGTGGGAGAAGCCGCGCAGCTTGGGGCCGAGGCCGGCGAAGACGGCGCGACCGAAAAAGCCGCTTTCATCGGCGAAGAAGGATCCGCCCCGACCATGCCAACCCCTCCAGCCGGCCCGGCGCCCCTGCGCCTGCTGGAACTGGCACTGGCGGGGATGCTGGCGGCCCTGGCGGCCCTGACGTTGCTGGCCAGGCGGGCGCGAGAGCACGGCGATCATATTTGA